The proteins below come from a single Tribolium castaneum strain GA2 chromosome 9, icTriCast1.1, whole genome shotgun sequence genomic window:
- the LOC664264 gene encoding LIM domain only protein 3 isoform X1: MKPPPMKIKARPDGPMMTMDVSKGEAAKPSSGQGPQECAGCCKTITERYLLKALDLYWHEDCLKCGCCDCRLGEVGSTLYTKANLILCKRDYLRLFGNTGYCAACSKVIPAFEMVMRARSNVYHLECFACQQCNHRFCVGDRFYLCENKILCEYDYEERLVFANMAYNPPPLSHLKRQTSIPPPNIPNHHLINGHRAPLPPTNGDLNNNMSGSGGQPPPNSMANQPFQPGHLKNSPMSLGATS; encoded by the exons ATAAAGGCCAGGCCTGACGGCCCTATGATGACCATGGACGTGTCCAAGGGGGAGGCGGCCAAGCCCAGCTCGGGCCAGGGCCCGCAGGAGTGCGCCGGCTGCTGCAAAACCATCACCGAGCGGTACCTCCTGAAGGCACTGGACCTCTACTGGCACGAGGACTGCCTCAAGTGCGGCTGCTGCGACTGCCGGCTGGGCGAAGTCGGCTCCACACTCTACACCAAGGCCAATCTTATCTTGTGCAAAAGAGACTATTTAAGACTGTTCGGAAACACAGGCTATTGTGCGGCCTGCAGCAAAGTTATACCGGCCTTCGAGATGGTCATGAGGGCCAGGAGCAACGTCTACCACCTCGAGTGCTTCGCCTGCCAGCAGTGCAACCACAG GTTTTGCGTCGGCGATCGCTTCTACCTTTGCGAAAACAAAATCCTGTGCGAGTACGACTACGAAGAGCGGCTGGTGTTCGCCAACATGGCGTACAACCCGCCGCCACTGTCCCATCTCAAGCGCCAGACGTCCATTCCGCCG CCCAACATTCCCAACCACCACTTGATAAACGGGCACCGGGCGCCGCTCCCGCCCACCAACGGGGACCTGAACAACAACATGTCGGGCTCCGGGGGGCAGCCGCCCCCGAACTCCATGGCCAACCAGCCGTTCCAGCCCGGACATCTCAAAAACAGCCCCATGTCGCTGGGGGCGACCAGCTGA
- the LOC664264 gene encoding LIM domain only protein 3 isoform X2, with product MMTMDVSKGEAAKPSSGQGPQECAGCCKTITERYLLKALDLYWHEDCLKCGCCDCRLGEVGSTLYTKANLILCKRDYLRLFGNTGYCAACSKVIPAFEMVMRARSNVYHLECFACQQCNHRFCVGDRFYLCENKILCEYDYEERLVFANMAYNPPPLSHLKRQTSIPPPNIPNHHLINGHRAPLPPTNGDLNNNMSGSGGQPPPNSMANQPFQPGHLKNSPMSLGATS from the exons ATGATGACCATGGACGTGTCCAAGGGGGAGGCGGCCAAGCCCAGCTCGGGCCAGGGCCCGCAGGAGTGCGCCGGCTGCTGCAAAACCATCACCGAGCGGTACCTCCTGAAGGCACTGGACCTCTACTGGCACGAGGACTGCCTCAAGTGCGGCTGCTGCGACTGCCGGCTGGGCGAAGTCGGCTCCACACTCTACACCAAGGCCAATCTTATCTTGTGCAAAAGAGACTATTTAAGACTGTTCGGAAACACAGGCTATTGTGCGGCCTGCAGCAAAGTTATACCGGCCTTCGAGATGGTCATGAGGGCCAGGAGCAACGTCTACCACCTCGAGTGCTTCGCCTGCCAGCAGTGCAACCACAG GTTTTGCGTCGGCGATCGCTTCTACCTTTGCGAAAACAAAATCCTGTGCGAGTACGACTACGAAGAGCGGCTGGTGTTCGCCAACATGGCGTACAACCCGCCGCCACTGTCCCATCTCAAGCGCCAGACGTCCATTCCGCCG CCCAACATTCCCAACCACCACTTGATAAACGGGCACCGGGCGCCGCTCCCGCCCACCAACGGGGACCTGAACAACAACATGTCGGGCTCCGGGGGGCAGCCGCCCCCGAACTCCATGGCCAACCAGCCGTTCCAGCCCGGACATCTCAAAAACAGCCCCATGTCGCTGGGGGCGACCAGCTGA